The region AGTCTCATGGTACAACATGGCAGCTGGCTTCCACCAAATCAAGTGATCCGAGAGGGAGAACCAGGCAGAAGCTGCAACCTCCTTTATGGTTTAGATGCAGGAGTCACATGCCTTCGGGGTGGAATGAGGAGGAACTGATGCGGAGGTGTGGCCTCGAGAGAGCAGAAGCTCCAGGGCTCAGCCCATTGTCTCACCTTCTTGTCCCTCTTCCACTTAGTTCGGTCACGCAACACCCCCTATGGCCGTTACCTTGAATGTGTCTCCTGCACCTCATCCGACATGAGCTGCGAGAGGGGCCGGGAGCAGAGCCTGCAATGCCGCTACCCTAGAGAGCAGTGTGTCGAGGTGGTGACCCACCGGAGCCTGGAAGGTGAGCCCCCACCTGCTGGCAACTTCtcctttctgctctgcttctccCCAAGCTGCACTTAGCAGAGATCCCAACGTAACAGACATTTGAGCAAATGATCTAATTTTCTCTCACTCACCAAGTCCAGGGCCCTTAGGATAGCTCCAGAGTCACCAGCAACCTAGATGTCTCCTCATTTCTTACGTAGCGCTTTCATTCTCAAGACTGCCTCATAGTCTGATATAGCTGCCAGAACGCCAGGCCTCATGTTCAAGTTCCAGGAAGTAAGAAGGGGCCAAAAAGAAGAACTCTTCATTTTGTAAGAGTTTTCCTTCTTCCATAAAGTACTTCCATTTGTATCATATTAGCCAGAACTTAAACACATGACGGTGAGACCCAGGGAGGCTGGAAAATGTAGTCTTTTGGCAACCTCTATGGCTAcccaaaataaaatggcaaaggGATAAAGGGAGAAGCAGAGAATGGTCAAATACCTACTGCAATGGGCAACCCAGTCTCGGCTCCTCATCCATGATCTGACCTCTGACCTCTCTCTTTGACTCCACAGGAAACACAAGGGATGAGCAACACTCCCGGGGCTGTGGCTATCTTCCTGGCTGCCCAGGTCCCACTGGCTTTCACAACAACTACACTTTCCACTTCCTGCAGTGCTGTAACACCACCAAATGCAACAGGGGCCCAGGTAAGGGGCATGGGAACTGGCATGAGGCCTGGGACTGGGACAGGGAGGCTCACCCAGGCAGACTCTCCTGGCCAACTGCCACTCACCCACTCTTGGACAGTCCACTCCTCTCCGACTGTCCATGTCCTCTCTGAAAAATGGGCCTAGCAAGCCAGGCGCGGtagcacatgcccataatcccaatgacttgggaggccgaggcaggaggatcacaagttcaaagccagcctcagcgacttagcaaggccctaagcaactcggtgagaccctgtctctaaataaagtacaaaaaagggctggagatgtggctcaatgattgagcaccccaggttcaattcccagtaccaaaaaaggggggggggcttcaTAAGCCTTTCATCAAAGAATTTCATAAGAAGTCAGTGAGACCATCCATCCCTCAAGAAGGCTCatgcttcctgcctctgcctctctggACTCTTTACACCACTCATTACCTCCGCTGCCGCCACCCTGGGCCCAGCCTCTGTGACTTCCTCTTCACAAGTCTTCCTGTCTCCACTCCTGCCACCCAAGCTCAACACCGCAGCAAGAGTGACTTTTAAATGTGAATCTGGTCATGCCACGCTCCTTCCTCGAGCACTTCAATGACTTCCTCTTAGAATCAAATCCAAAGGCCTTGCTGAGATCTGCATAACCCTGCACCTGTTTGCATGGTGATCTTCATTTACTTTCTACAAACTGCCATGGCTTTTGTAATGAGGCCACCCTCCACCTGGAACAGGTAtccccgggaactctcctggCTGGCTGCTTCTCATCCATGAAATCTCAGCTTTCACATGCCTCCTCAGGGCGACTTCCACCATCCATCTTCCCTGTTACAATGCAGATCTCTCCCATTCTTCTGTCCAACTGAGCTTTTCATGGTTACAGAAATGTCTATTTCAgtgctgtccaatatggtagccccTACTGTATGTGGCTCCGGAGCACCTGAAATGTGACCTgaagttttaaattatacttaacaccaattaatttaaatgtaagtGACCACATGTGACCAGTAGCTTCTATATCAGACAGTGTCGCTCTAAATGGTAAGTTCAAGAGGGCAGAGACTGTTttgtctcactcagttgcttatcCAGGGTCAGGCATGGTGCCTGGTCAGAAGTGGGGCTCAGGGGGAGCTGACCATTGGGTTTCTGCCCTAGGCTGAGAATCCACCCCTAAAAGAAGGTGCAGTTCAAACTCCTGACCACAAGGTGGCTCTAGGatgtctgggggtggggggacttggGCATTCTGGAGAGGAAACTTGTGGAGGGATCCACTTGCTCATTCCTTGGTCTCTTGTGTCTCTCGTCTTCTTAGTCCTGGAACTTCAAAATCTGCCACCAAATGGAATCCAGTGTTATAGCTGTGAGGGCAACAGCACCCATGGATGTTCCGCCACAGAGACTTCCCTTATCGACTGCCGTGGCCCCATGGATCACTGTCTGGAAGCCATAGGCACCAATGGTGAGGCCCTCTGGAAAGCTGGGAGGGGACACTTACTGGGGGTGAGAAGGATCTGAAGGAGGATGGCTTCCGGTTGAACTTAACCAAGGGGGATCTTCCTGTGGAAAAGGCGGGACTTCCTTCAGGAGGGTCCAATTGTAGTAAGGAGTTAGGACTGGTCTATTAGGAAATGGACGGGTGGGACTTCCTGTGGGTGTGGGGGACTTCCTGTGGACATCTGACATCCTGAGAAGGTGTTCTATTCCAATGGTTAACATTTGaagacaaaactttttttttttttgtatcaatactgaacccactgagccacagccccagctctttttattttttattttgagacaagataagtggcatagggccttgctaagttgctgtggctggctttgaactcgagattctcctgcctcagcctcctgagcccctgggatgacaggagggtgccaccatgccaggcagaAACATTTTGGCTTCAAAACTCCTTCACCTCTCAAAAATTGTTTTATGACAGTTATATCTGTAGATGTGTCCTaactagaaatcaaaacaaaaactaaaggtttattaataaatttataacaTGATTTATATTTACTTAGTAACAGAAAAACTCTATATTATACATTAAcataagtaatattttttaaaatgaaaaatgactatgttttccaaaacaaaaaaatgaaagctgggcacggtgacacacacacttgaaatcccagtgactctggagactgaggcaggaggatctcaagttcaagaccaatctCATCAATTTAGTAaaa is a window of Ictidomys tridecemlineatus isolate mIctTri1 chromosome 15, mIctTri1.hap1, whole genome shotgun sequence DNA encoding:
- the Plaur gene encoding urokinase plasminogen activator surface receptor isoform X2, which codes for MYGEEELEVVERGCAHSEKTNRTMSYRTSSQIISLTETVCGFNLCNQPKSVRSRNTPYGRYLECVSCTSSDMSCERGREQSLQCRYPREQCVEVVTHRSLEGNTRDEQHSRGCGYLPGCPGPTGFHNNYTFHFLQCCNTTKCNRGPVLELQNLPPNGIQCYSCEGNSTHGCSATETSLIDCRGPMDHCLEAIGTNGLESQSYTVRGCATASWCHGSHVADTFSLTRLNVSCCSKSGCNHPVQDGQYRRSGAPGQPGPAHLSLTITLLATIRLWGGVLLWT